The sequence ATGGACGCCCTCACCCGCTTGTTCCCCGCTTTCCATGGAACTCGGTGACCGCCCCTGTCAGGACTAGGGGAGAGCCCTCACGATTTTGAAAAAATATCTTGCAAGAGCCGTCTGCCATCCGGTAGATACCCGCCGTGCGGCAGTGAATAGCTCGCCAAATAATGTTCTGGACAATTCCTTAGCTTTTGTTAAAGAAAGCCCGGCGAATCGCACCGGAAACAAAATCTGGCACGCAAAACGCTACCCACAAAACACCCTTCTCTGGATCCCAACGGTTCAGTCAAGGGCGCTACCAGCAACCGAAACAACAACAACACTATGCAAAACTACTGCAAAACAATTGGCGCCCTGGCCGCTGCCTCCGCCCTCGCGGCTGGCAACGCCTCGGCTGAAATCGAATACGAACTCCACGCCGGATACTCCACCGACTATCTGTTCCGCGGGATTGATCTCGGCAACGACCTCGTCGAAACCGGTCTCAACCTCTCCACCGAATGGAACGGCCTCGACCTGAGCGCCGGTGCTTGGTATGGCGCATTCGAATCGAACAACGATGATTTCTCGGAGCTCGACCTCTACGCCGAGGCCTCCAAGGACTTCGGTTTCCTCACCGCAGCCGTCGGATACATCTCCTACCAGAACATGAACTCGACCTTCCGCGTCGACGATACCCAGGAGCTGTATCTCTCCCTTTCCAAGGAGTTCTTCGGCCTTGACACCTCCCTCACCTATTTCTGGGAGATCGAGGATTCCGGATCCGGCACAGGCGGTTACCTTGAGGCAGCTGTCGGCAAGAGCTTCGAGCTCAGCCCATGCCTCACCCTGAATGCAGGTGCTGCGCTCGCTTACCTCGTTGAGGAAAGCGAATTCGCACACATCACCACCAAGGTTTCCCTTGACTGGGCATTCACCGAGACGGCTACCCTCTCGCCGTACATCGCCGCTTCGTGGGGCCTCACCAACGATCCTCGTTCGGCAGCATACAACAACGTGAACGAAGAATTCGTCGGTGGCACCATGCTCACCGTCAGCTTCTAATCTGAAGTTTACGAGCTAAACAATCCAAGGGCGGTTGCTTCGGCAGCCGCCCTTTTTTCGTTTCGCGCTTGAATGCTGCGCCCATCCCGGAAAACTCCCGCCATGTTCCTCGGGATCGATTCCTCCACCCAATCCGTCAGCGCACTCATCATCGATCCCGCCTCTGGGGCGGTCGTGGCGGAAGGGTCGGTGAACTTCGGCAACGACCTCCCGCAATACGGCGCTCCGAGCGGCTTCATCCCCGGCGGAAAGGGCGGCGAGGTTCACTCCGATCCGCTGATGTGGCTCGATGCGCTCGATCTCCTGTTCTCCAGGCTCTCGGCAAATACCGATCTCTCGGCCGTCCGCATCATCGCAGGCTCCGGCCAACAGCACGGCTCCGTGTATCTCAATGCCGGATTCGGGAAAGCCATCGGCGGTCTCGATCCTTCGCGAGGCCTCGCCGCACAGCTTGCGCCCACACTTTCCCGTCCCACCTCGCCGATCTGGATGGACACCTCCACCGGCGCGGAGTGCTCGGAGATCACCGCCTCCCTTGGCGGGGCTGATGAGGTCTGCGCCCGCTCCGGCTCCATCGCCATCGAGCGCTTCACCGGCCCGCAAATCCGGAAATTTTCCAAGGAACATCCGGAAGGCTATGCGGCGACGCAGGACATCCATCTCGTCAGCTCCTTCATCGCCTCGGTGCTTGCCGGGAAATCGCTGCCCATCGACTACGGCGACGGAGCGGGTATGAACCTGATGAACCTCGCGGAGCTGGCATGGGATGGAAGGCTTCTCGAAGCCACCGCGCCCGGCCTTTCCGCCCGTCTTCTGCCACCAGCCTCCTGTCTCCAGCCCCAAGGCACGGTTTCCGCCTACTTCGTCTCGAAATACGGCATTTCCAGTAGTTGCAAAATCTGTCCGTTCACCGGGGACAACCCGGCATCCCTCGTCGGCATGGGCGCCACCACGGCCGGGCAGGCGGTGATCTCGCTGGGCACCAGCGACACCTTTTTCGCGGCCATGCCGGAGGCGAAGACCGATCCGAACGGATACGGCCATGTCTTCGGGAACCCGGCGGGCGGCTTCATGTCGCTCATCTGCTTCCGCAACGGCTCCCTCGCCCGCGAGGCTCTCCGCGACGGGCTCGGCGTGGACTGGGATGCATTCGAAAAGGATGCGCTCGCCGCCACCTCGGCATCCGCGGGGAAAAACCTCACCCTCCCGTTCTACGGCCCGGAAATCACGCCGCGCTTCGATTTCGCGGAACCGGTTGCCTCATTTGCCGAAGAGCCCACCCCCGCGCTGCGCATACGCTCGCT comes from Akkermansiaceae bacterium and encodes:
- a CDS encoding carbohydrate kinase encodes the protein MFLGIDSSTQSVSALIIDPASGAVVAEGSVNFGNDLPQYGAPSGFIPGGKGGEVHSDPLMWLDALDLLFSRLSANTDLSAVRIIAGSGQQHGSVYLNAGFGKAIGGLDPSRGLAAQLAPTLSRPTSPIWMDTSTGAECSEITASLGGADEVCARSGSIAIERFTGPQIRKFSKEHPEGYAATQDIHLVSSFIASVLAGKSLPIDYGDGAGMNLMNLAELAWDGRLLEATAPGLSARLLPPASCLQPQGTVSAYFVSKYGISSSCKICPFTGDNPASLVGMGATTAGQAVISLGTSDTFFAAMPEAKTDPNGYGHVFGNPAGGFMSLICFRNGSLAREALRDGLGVDWDAFEKDALAATSASAGKNLTLPFYGPEITPRFDFAEPVASFAEEPTPALRIRSLLEGQFLNMRLNSSWMGVATDRIRLTGGASKNDGIAQIVADVFQAPVERFEVANSAALGASLIAATAGGHGLVELQHTFCKPSPGSLIEPDTSLAGKYSTALAEFGKLLQQTTQA